The Canis lupus familiaris isolate Mischka breed German Shepherd chromosome 14, alternate assembly UU_Cfam_GSD_1.0, whole genome shotgun sequence genome window below encodes:
- the FEZF1 gene encoding fez family zinc finger protein 1 isoform X4, producing MDGSRPGAAAGMRTGPAGAAKPLAFSIERIMARTPEPRALPAPPLLPAAAPKPDAKPPLQLGPPVPCMIPFVPVAYDAGPKGAPGGPEARKAGPEAPAAPPAPPAPPAPAAPAAPAAPPALRCGDLLHCALSLKGDLARDALPLPPYRLVRPRVVNHSSFHAMGALCYLNRGDGPCAPAAGLNIHPVASYFLGSPLHAPPKTYLAERNKLGGPAADKFPAAVAFKDLSQAQLQHYVKESAQLLSEKIAFKAADFSRGSPHAKPKVFTCEVCGKVFNAHYNLTRHMPVHTGARPFVCKVCGKGFRQASTLCRHKIIHTQEKPHKCNQCGKAFNRSSTLNTHTRIHAGYKPFVCEFCGKGFHQKGNYKNHKLTHSGEKQFKCNICNKAFHQVYNLTFHMHTHNDKKPFTCPTCGKGFCRNFDLKKHVRKLHDSSLGLARASAGEPGANPSPPLQQMPPATLPPPLPPLPPPGPLQPGLHPAHQ from the exons atGGACGGCAGCCGGCCCGGCGCGGCCGCGGGGATGCGCACGGGCCCCGCGGGCGCCGCCAAGCCCCTGGCCTTCTCCATCGAGCGCATCATGGCGCGCACGCCcgagcccagggccctgcccgCGCCGCCCCTGCTGCCCGCCGCGGCGCCCAAGCCCGACGCCAAGCCGCCGCTGCAGCTCGGCCCGCCCGTGCCCTGCATGATCCCCTTCGTGCCCGTGGCCTACGACGCGGGCCCCAAGGGCGCGCCCGGCGGCCCCGAGGCGCGCAAGGCCGGCCCCGaggcccccgccgcgccccccgcgccccccgcgccccccgcgcccgccgcgcccgccgcgcccgccgcgccccccgcgctcCGCTGCGGCGACCTGCTGCACTGCGCGCTGAGCCTCAAGGGCGACCTGGCCCGCGACGCGCTGCCGCTGCCGCCCTACAGGCTGGTGCGGCCGCGCGTGGTCAACCACTCGTCCTTCCACGCCATGGGCGCGCTGTGCTACCTGAACCGCGGCGACGGCCCCTGCGCGCCGGCCGCCGGCCTCAACATCCACCCGGTGGCCTCCTACTTCCTCGGCTCCCCGCTGCACGCCCCGCCCAAGACCTACCTGGCCGAGAGGAACAAGCTGGGGGGCCCGGCGGCGGACAAGTTCCCCGCGGCGGTGGCCTTCAAGGACTTGTCGCAGGCCCAGCTGCAGCACTACGTGAAGGAGAGCGCGCAGCTGCTGTCGGAGAAGATCGCCTTCAAGGCCGCCGACTTCAGCCGCGGCTCCCCCCACGCCAAGCCCAAAGTTTTCACTTGCGAAGTGTGTGGCAAG GTCTTTAACGCGCACTATAACTTAACCCGTCACATGCCAGTGCACACAGGAGCCAGACCCTTCGTTTGCAAAGTGTGTGGAAAGGGCTTCCGGCAGGCCAGCACCCTGTGCAGGCACAAGATCATTCACACCCAG GAAAAACCTCACAAATGTAACCAGTGCGGCAAAGCATTCAACAGAAGTTCCACTTTAAACACACATACCCGAATACACGCAGGCTACAAACCGTTTGTGTGTGAATTCTGTGGCAAAGGATTTCATCAAAAAG GGAATTACAAAAACCACAAGCTGACCCACAGCGGGGAGAAGCAGTTCAAGTGCAATATCTGCAACAAGGCCTTCCACCAGGTTTACAACCTCACCTTCCACATGCACACTCACAACGACAAGAAGCCCTTCACCTGCCCCACGTGTGGCAAGGGCTTCTGCAGGAACTTTGACCTCAAGAAGCACGTCCGCAAGCTGCACGACAGCAGCCTGGGGCTGGCCCGCGCCTCAGCCGGGGAGCCCGGCGCCAACCCGTCGCCCCCTCTGCAGCAGATGCCGCCCGCGAccctgccgccgccgctgccgccacTGCCGCCCCCTGGGCCCCTGCAGCCCGGCCTCCACCCGGCCCATCAGTGA